One part of the Eucalyptus grandis isolate ANBG69807.140 chromosome 10, ASM1654582v1, whole genome shotgun sequence genome encodes these proteins:
- the LOC104423826 gene encoding RING-H2 finger protein ATL63: MVSLSSPSPPDAPATASRSPSRSHLMDAVFSYDGNVMLAAIVCLLLVILFVLLLHFYARCFLSSSSFPRRPRRRLRPPPSSAALAARLQTLARDAALLSPSRGLDPSTISSIPLFVAGPEGGEKDEECVVCLGGFEENDVGRRLPGCGHGFHVDCIDTWLRSRASCPICREPVVADARRETENKNKLAVAAEDADPAGAAQESRDATVQEETGSGSTEVAIDIAHDGGGDDGDDDDAGSPSSSSSTRTQQPATTLGDSLKRMLSRNRAENKIHPSSASSNGPESNASC, translated from the coding sequence ATGGTAAGCCTATCGAGCCCATCCCCACCCGAcgcgccggcgacggcgagccgGAGCCCGAGCCGGAGCCACCTCATGGACGCCGTCTTCTCCTACGACGGCAACGTCATGCTCGCCGCCATCGTCTGCCTCCTCCTCGTCATCCtcttcgtcctcctcctccacttctACGCCCGGTGCTTCCTCTCCTCGTCCTCCTtcccccgccgcccccgccgccgcctccgccctcctccttcctccgccgccctCGCCGCTCGCCTCCAGACGCtcgcccgcgacgccgccctCCTCTCGCCGTCCCGGGGCCTCGACCCCTCCACCATCTCGTCCATCCCTCTCTTCGTCGCGGGGCCCGAGGGCGGGGAAAAGGACGAGGAATGCGTCGTCTGCCTGGGCGGCTTCGAGGAGAACGACGTCGGCCGGAGGCTGCCGGGCTGCGGGCACGGCTTCCACGTGGACTGCATCGACACGTGGCTCCGCTCCCGCGCGAGTTGCCCCATCTGCCGAGAGCCAGTCGTCGCCGACGCTCGCAGGGAGACGGAGAACAAGAACAAGCTCGCGGTGGCGGCAGAGGATGCCGATCCGGCCGGCGCCGCGCAAGAGAGCAGGGACGCAACGGTTCAAGAAGAGACGGGCTCGGGCTCGACGGAGGTTGCGATCGACATTGCccacgacggcggcggcgacgacggcgacgacgacgacgcggGCAgcccgtcgtcgtcgtcgtcgaccCGGACGCAGCAACCGGCGACGACCCTCGGGGATTCGCTGAAGAGAATGCTGAGCAGGAACAGAGCAGAAAACAAGATTCATCCGTCGTCAGCATCGTCCAACGGACCGGAATCAAACGCTTCATGTTAA